A single genomic interval of Rhododendron vialii isolate Sample 1 chromosome 3a, ASM3025357v1 harbors:
- the LOC131318773 gene encoding glutathione S-transferase DHAR2-like, with translation MLYISIPLENFLDTTKMSFEVCVKAAVGAPDVLGDCPFSQRVLLTLEEKKVPYKMHLINVSEKPQWFLEVNPEGKVPVIKFDDKCIPDSDVIVGLIEEKYLNPPLSPPPEVASVGSKIFPSFVKFLKSKDPNDGSEQALLDELKALDEHLKAHGPYVNGENICAVDLSLAPKLFHLDVVLEHFKGWKVPESLTHIHKYMKLLFSRDSFKKTEPAKEYVIAGWAPKVNT, from the exons ATGCTCTATATCTCAATCCCTCTTGAGAACTTCCTAGATACCACAAAAATGTCGTTTGAGGTCTGCGTCAAGGCTGCCGTTGGTGCCCCTGATGTTCTTGGAgact GTCCTTTTAGCCAAAGGGTGCTTCTGACTTTGGAGGAGAAGAAAGTCCCTTACAAGATGCATCTGATCAATGTCAGCGAGAAGCCCCAGTG GTTTTTGGAAGTGAATCCTGAGGGGAAGGTGCCTGTGATTAAGTTTGACGACAAATGTATTCCTGACTCTGATGTTATAGTTGGCCTCATTGAAGAAAAATACCTAAACCCTCCCCTTTCCCCTCCCCCCGAGGTCGCTTCTGT CGGATCCAAGATATTCCCTTCTTTTGTcaagttcttgaagagcaaggACCCCAATGACGGGTCAGAGCAGGCTTTGCTTGATGAGTTGAAGGCACTGGATGAACATCTTAAGGCACAT GGGCCATATGTTAATGGGGAGAACATTTGTGCTGTTGATTTGAGTTTGGCACCAAAGCTTTTCCATCTGGATGTGGTTCTTGAACATTTCAAAGGGTGGAAAGTTCCAGAAAGCTTGACCCATATCCATAAGTATATGAAG TTGCTCTTCTCCCGGGATTCTTTCAAGAAGACCGAGCCTGCGAAAGAATATGTGATTGCAGGATGGGCGCCAAAGGTCAACACATGA